TCCTCGCCTTGGAAGGGCCCTTCACGTGAACCTCCCGTACCTGCGGCTCGAGGGCCCCCCGCCCGCCCAAGGGCGCGCGCACGGGGAAGCCCTGAAGGACCGGATTCACCACAACCTCGAGGTCTACCGCGAGCGCTTCGCTCTGGAGGGCGCCGCGTGGCCCGGGGTGCTCGAGCGGGCCGCCCTTTACCTCCCGTACCTCGAGCGCTGCCACCCGGGGTACGCGACGGGCATGCGGGCCATCGCCACGGCGAGCGGCGCCCCGCTCGAGGCGATCGCCGCGCTGAACCTGCGCTACGAGATCCTGTACTACCAGTTCACCCGCAACCTGCTTCGCGAGGGGTGCACGAGCTTCGCGGTCCGCCCCGAAGCCACCCGGGACGGGCACCTCCTCATGGGGCAGAACTGGGACTGGTTCCCCGAGGTGGCGGGCGCGGTAGTGCGCACCACTGAACCGGACGGCCTCGAGACCCTGGGGTACACCGAGGCCGGCATCCTGGGCGCCAAGATCGGCCTCAACAGCGCCGGGGTGGGGGTGGGGGTGAACGGCCTCACCTCCACCGCGGACGCTTGGGACCGCCGCACCACCCCGTTTCACGTGCGGCTTTGGCGCGTGCTGCGCGCCCGCACCTTCAACGCCGCCGTAGCGGTCGTGACGGACAAGCCCCGCGCCTGCTCGATGAACCTCCTCATCGGGCAGGCCCCCGACCGGGTCGTAAGCCTCGAGGCGGCCCCCGACGGGATGTACCGCCTCACCTGCCGGGACGGGTGCCTCACGCACGCGAACCACTTCACCCACCCCGAAGCCCTGGGAGTCACGGAGCCGCCCGACCCCCACCGGCCGCACTCCGTCGCCCGCGAGGCGCGCCTGCACGCGCTGCTCCGCGCCGCGCGTCCCCTCACGGTGGAGAAGATCCAGCGCATCCTGCAGGACGGGGAGGGCCAGCCGTGGGATCTGTGCCGCCACGCCCTCCCAGACCTCCCCCCGGACGAGCGGTACGCCACGGTCGTCAGCGTGGTGATGGACCTCACCGCACGCACCCTGCACCTCGCGGACGGCCCCCCGTGCACCCACGCCTTCCAGACCTTCGCCCTATAGACCCCTCATGAGCCCGTGCTAGAGTGGCGGTGGATGTCGGGACGGTGGGGTGTCGCATGCATCGAGGGTTGCGTGTTCTCGCGTGGATGATCCTGATGATCTTGGCGATCGGGGCAGCCGCCCCGTTGGGGCTCGCGCAGGATAACCCGGGCAACGAGCCCCCCCCGCGCACGCGGGTCGCGGTGATGGAGTTCGCGGTCCTCACCGACGACGGGCACCTGGTCAGCGCGGAAGCCGCGCCCGCCCCGGACCTCGCCCGCCTCGCGCGGCTCCTGCCGAGCGGGATCACGGCCCGGCTGGTACAGTCCGGGCGGTTCGACGTCCTCGAGCTCGTGCCCTGGCCCGCCCCCTTCACGATCGGTCCGGACCGCGTGCCCGAGGAGGTCCGCGCCCTGATCACCAGCGGGCAGGCCGACCAGGTCATCACGGGCACCGTGAGCACGCTGCAATCCAGCGTGGTGGTGACCGCCCAGCGCTACGCGATGCGGGACGGGCGGGTCGCGCTCGTGGGCGCCGCCGCCGCGCCCGCCGCGCGCGTCACGGAAGCCATCGAGCTGGTGGACGCGCTCGTCGCCCAGCTCTTCCCCCCCGAGGCGGGCATCCTCGAGGTCGCGATTGAGCAGGTCTTCGTGGTGCCGGAAACCCTGCGCCTCGCGATCGGGGAGTCCCGC
This region of Marinithermus hydrothermalis DSM 14884 genomic DNA includes:
- a CDS encoding C45 family autoproteolytic acyltransferase/hydolase, whose translation is MNLPYLRLEGPPPAQGRAHGEALKDRIHHNLEVYRERFALEGAAWPGVLERAALYLPYLERCHPGYATGMRAIATASGAPLEAIAALNLRYEILYYQFTRNLLREGCTSFAVRPEATRDGHLLMGQNWDWFPEVAGAVVRTTEPDGLETLGYTEAGILGAKIGLNSAGVGVGVNGLTSTADAWDRRTTPFHVRLWRVLRARTFNAAVAVVTDKPRACSMNLLIGQAPDRVVSLEAAPDGMYRLTCRDGCLTHANHFTHPEALGVTEPPDPHRPHSVAREARLHALLRAARPLTVEKIQRILQDGEGQPWDLCRHALPDLPPDERYATVVSVVMDLTARTLHLADGPPCTHAFQTFAL